DNA sequence from the Sphingomonas bisphenolicum genome:
CCCGCGATCGTTCCAGCACATTGGCCTGATCCTCGATCAAACCCTTGTAATTCAGGTGGCAATGGCTGTCGATCAGCATGGGTTCAGGCATCCTCTACCGGCAGTTCCAGGCGGGGGAACAGCGGTTTGGGCGGGCTGAGCGTGAAACCGGCGCTCCGCAGCCCGGCGTAGAAATCTCCACCGATGACGTCATAGCCGCGTCCGTTGCCGTCCAGCCCCATCTGGTCGAGCAAGGCGGCGGTGCTGGCCGGGATGACCGGCTGGATCATGATGGCCAGACTGGCGATCGCCTCGTAAAGTGTGGCGAGCACCGCCTCCATCCGCGCCGGATCGGTCTTGCGCAGCGCCCAGGGCGCCTGCGCGTCAATATAGGCGTTACAGGCGAACACGGCGCGCATCCACGCCTCGATCGCGACCGAAGGGGCCAGATCGACCATGGCGGTCTGGAAGGTCGCGGCGGCATCGGCCACCATCTTAAGCAGGTCGCTGTCGACATCCTGTGGCGCCGGCTCGGGCAGACGGCCCTCCAGATTCTTGGCGATGAAGCTCAAGGTCCGCTGCGCCAGGTTGCCGAAGCTGTTGGCCAGATCGCTGTTCGAACGCGCGACGATCGCCTCCGCGCTATAGCTGCCATCATTGCCGAAGGTGACTTCGGACAGCAGGAAATAGCGCAACTGATCCACGCCGAAGCGGTCGGCCAGTTCCATCGGATCGGCGACGTTGCCGACGGACTTCGACATCTTCTCGCCGCGGTTGAGCAGGAAGCCATGGCCAAAGACATGGCGGGGCAAAGGCAGCTTCGCGCTCATCAGGAAGGCTGGCCAGTAAACGGTATGAAAACGCACGATATCCTTGCCGATGATGTGCGTGATATCGCCGCCCTCGGCCCAGTAACGCGCCATCCGCTCAGCATCGTCGGGATAGCCGCAGCCGGTCAGATAATTGGTGAGCGCATCGACCCACACATACATGACATGACCGTCCGATCCGGGCACCTTGACGCCCCAGTCGAAGCTGGTGCGCGACACGCTGAGGTCGGACAGGCCGCCTTCGACGAAGCGCAGGATTTCGTTGCGGCGGCTATCGGGCTGGATGAAGTCGGGCTGGCTTTCATAGAGCGCCAGCAGCCGGTCCTGATAGGCCGACAGGCGGAAGAACCAGCTTTCCTCGACCGTCCATTCGACCGGCGTACCTTGCGGGGACAGCTTGACGCCCCCCTCCCCGTCGGTGATTTCCTTCTCGTCGTAAAAGGCTTCGTCGCGGACCGAATACCAGCCTTCATATCGGCCGAGATACAGGTCGCCATTGGCCTCCATCGCCTGCCAGATCGCCTGGCTGGCGCTGTGATGATCCGGCTCGCTGGTGCGGATGAAACGATCATGACTGATATTCAGTCTCTCATTCATCACCTTGAAATAGCCTGCCATTTCATCGGCCAGTTCGCGCGGCTCGATACCGCGGCCCCGCGCCGTCTGGGCCATTTTCAGCCCATGTTCGTCGGTGCCGGTCTGGAAGAAGACGTCGCGGCCCATCATCCGCTGGAACCGGGCGACCGCGTCGGTGGCGATCACTTCATAGGCATGGCCGATATGCGGACGGCCATTGGGATAGGAAATGGCGGTGGTGATGGTGAAGGGCTTGGACATGGCGCTTCCCTAGAGCGATTTCGGGTCGCCGCAAAGCCGCTTTTCAGCCCGGATGTGCGAGCGCCGCGACGTGGCCGGCAAGCTCGAACACGACGCCTGCCGGATCGAGCGACAGGATCACCGCGCCGCCCGCCAGATGCCGGGCCTTTTCCCAATGGTCCAGCGCCGTGCCCAACGCCTGCCCCTGCCGGGTCCGCGCCGCCTGGGCGATGAAGGCCGGCGCCCGTTCCAAAAAGGCTTCGTAGCGCGGCTTGGCCGATTTTAGCGCCAGCGCCTTGGCCAGCGCCAGCCGCTGGCGGTTGCCCGGATCGCCCTGCGTCGCCAGCGCGCTAAGCGCCTGCTCGATCTCCGATAGATTGAGGCCCGCATAGCGCAGCGCCTGCCCCGGCGATCCCTCGCCCGCGCGCACCAGCGCGTCCATTTCCTGGGGCGACAGCGTCTCGTCCGTCGCCTTCAGCACAGACCGCATCGCCGCCGCATCCAGCGGATCGAAGCGCAACGTCCGGCAGCGCGAGCGGATCGTCGGCAGCAAGCGTCCCGGCGCATGGCTGACCAACAGGAAGATCATGTCCGCCGGCGGCTCTTCCAGCGTCTTGAGCAGCGCATTGGCCGCGCCGCGTTCCAGATCGTCGGCGCTGTCGACCACCACCACGCGGCGCGGCGACAGCGACGGGGCCGACTGGGTCAGGCGTTGCAGTCCACGCACCTGATCGACGCTGATGTTGCGCGCGGTA
Encoded proteins:
- the metG gene encoding methionine--tRNA ligase → MSKPFTITTAISYPNGRPHIGHAYEVIATDAVARFQRMMGRDVFFQTGTDEHGLKMAQTARGRGIEPRELADEMAGYFKVMNERLNISHDRFIRTSEPDHHSASQAIWQAMEANGDLYLGRYEGWYSVRDEAFYDEKEITDGEGGVKLSPQGTPVEWTVEESWFFRLSAYQDRLLALYESQPDFIQPDSRRNEILRFVEGGLSDLSVSRTSFDWGVKVPGSDGHVMYVWVDALTNYLTGCGYPDDAERMARYWAEGGDITHIIGKDIVRFHTVYWPAFLMSAKLPLPRHVFGHGFLLNRGEKMSKSVGNVADPMELADRFGVDQLRYFLLSEVTFGNDGSYSAEAIVARSNSDLANSFGNLAQRTLSFIAKNLEGRLPEPAPQDVDSDLLKMVADAAATFQTAMVDLAPSVAIEAWMRAVFACNAYIDAQAPWALRKTDPARMEAVLATLYEAIASLAIMIQPVIPASTAALLDQMGLDGNGRGYDVIGGDFYAGLRSAGFTLSPPKPLFPRLELPVEDA
- a CDS encoding AAA family ATPase, which translates into the protein MTILLGHDAQARTLMAAAQSGRMHHGWILAGPRGIGKGSFARALAMRLLADAAGPPIGGEGLSVPENHQTRRLIEASAHPDYAELAPLEKDGVTARNISVDQVRGLQRLTQSAPSLSPRRVVVVDSADDLERGAANALLKTLEEPPADMIFLLVSHAPGRLLPTIRSRCRTLRFDPLDAAAMRSVLKATDETLSPQEMDALVRAGEGSPGQALRYAGLNLSEIEQALSALATQGDPGNRQRLALAKALALKSAKPRYEAFLERAPAFIAQAARTRQGQALGTALDHWEKARHLAGGAVILSLDPAGVVFELAGHVAALAHPG